From the Lactuca sativa cultivar Salinas chromosome 9, Lsat_Salinas_v11, whole genome shotgun sequence genome, the window taattttCCTTCTAAACTTATTATAAATTATCATTTCATCTCATAACTCCGGTGTTTCACTTTTTCCTTTTTTGCCTCCACAACTCCTACTTTCCAacttttgaaatatttcaactcgACATAACACAACATATTTACAATTTCTAAAcattaacccgaaacccgacacgaaaataaacgggttgacacggtacgatattaaacgggtcatgttatggtcaatccctttcaaCCCGTTTAACGTCTTGACATGACACGAACCTGACACGACACATTTGTCAGGTCTAATTTTAAATGCGAGTTAAAAGATTATTGAAAAAGACAAATAATGAAATTGGAcgaatataatatgattttaagTTTTTAACGGTCTTTTTTTGTTGATAGAAAGTGTACGAATACATATATGATTTTAACAATTTTGTTTTCGTTTTAAAAACTAGGTAGTCGATGGTAAAGACATATAATCATCTGAAATCTTCCATTTCCCTGTTTCGGAGGAGTAGATTTGAACCTTAACCACATCGTCAGGCTTAGGAAAGTAAAAGCAAACAACCTTTAGAGCCATAAAAAGGATGGTTTCACGAACAGCCATGCCTCCGAGAATTGATGGGATGACTGCAAATTGCTTGGTGGTAGGATTAAATACATAATATTTACGCACACGTTCATCCCCTTCATTGCTACGACAAAGCAGCAATCCGTTACAAGATTGCACGATTCTAATACCATGAGGATCAGGATAGAAGTCGAGATCACGAAAAGGATGAGTACTTCGGTTCTCATCATCAAATGGAATATACAAACTGCGACCAAAAAAGCCAAAAAAGCCAGGAGAGAAGGAAGCATTTTTATACAGTAGGGTGAAAGGTCGTTGACTCAAAAGGGAACGCCAGTGTTTGGATACAGATTTGAATCGAAGAACAGAGGTAACAGGCAATCGGAGAAGGATTTCAATTAAAAGATCGTCGTTGGAACCGATCAGAGCTCCAGACTCCGTGGCCAGATGATTTAAACACAACGTCATCGGCTTTTGAAGACAATGACAAATCAGATTTTCCATCTTCATGTCCTATGATCTACGAATTACAATCTCTTAGACTCTTATTATGTGCTCTGAATTCTGATTTTTGAGGAGAGAGTTAAAAATTGTTGCTAAATAAGTTTCTTTCtttaaaggctaaaatattaaaaGGTTGTAGTTAATTTTTAGTATTGATAGATTGTTGTTATTTTTAAGTTTGCTTCATTTTTCAAATGTTGAAAACTTTAATGATTGAAAGATTTTTGAAAGCTAAATTAGTATTGAAAGATTGCTGCAATTTTTTTAGTTTGAGGGGTTAAA encodes:
- the LOC111901793 gene encoding F-box protein At5g07610, whose product is MKMENLICHCLQKPMTLCLNHLATESGALIGSNDDLLIEILLRLPVTSVLRFKSVSKHWRSLLSQRPFTLLYKNASFSPGFFGFFGRSLYIPFDDENRSTHPFRDLDFYPDPHGIRIVQSCNGLLLCRSNEGDERVRKYYVFNPTTKQFAVIPSILGGMAVRETILFMALKVVCFYFPKPDDVVKVQIYSSETGKWKISDDYMSLPSTT